GCTGGTAGATGCTCATCAGCGTGAAGAGCGCGTTGAGGACCTGGTTGTTGATCTCGACCCAGCGCTTCCTttccgccggcgccgggacgCCCCGTCGAGCAGGCCCAGGAGGAGGAGCACCAGCATGCCGCCGGAGACGCCGACGCAGAGCAGCCAGAGCAGCAGCGCAATGCTCATGGGATTCTTGAGCCACTCCTTGGTGCACGTCCGGCGGGCAGAGGTCCAGTCGACGGCGGCCAGAACGACGCGGGCAGCGAATGGTTCGTTGCCGGATTTCCGGCAGCAAAAGGAGGGGAGTTCCCCGAGGCAGTGCTGCGGCGTGTTGGGGAGGTGGTGGTCGGCGTCGGCGAGTGGCGGCGTGGAAGGTCGGTAGTTGAGGAGCATCGCAGCGGCGCCGGTGGTTGGAGCATAGTCATTAGAGCTGGCAACGGCAAGGGCCACTATGGCGTAACGCTAGCATCTAGTAACGACAACTTTTGTGGTGGTTTTGTGGCGAGGGAGATGGAGATGGTCCTGGGATGGAATGGAATGGAAGACGTCCTCAATCTTGGGCGTCTCCTTGGTCAAACTTGGGTGCTGTGCTGACTGCTGACTTGAAAATCCGGGTGGAGCAAATTTTGTAGAAACACCCCTCAATTGGATCACGATCCAAATATTTGCAGAAACCTCTCTAATTTGGATCATCATTAATGATATCAATCTGTTtatttgtagaaaacccccttaTTATTTTCACAATACACCGATATCGATTTATCCGAATTTTTACCGGGCATGTCATAACTAACAGCCACACATAAACATTCTAGTCTAAAAACTTGTTAGATCAGCTGTTGTTTAGGCATTTGCTGCATCATGCATGCTAATGCAGAATGGAAAATGTTCTGTTTCTTTTGCGTGCAATCATATTTTGGGATGCAAAAAAATTCATATAATGAGTGACAACATTTAAGCAACCATCGGTTCATGCAATAAACCGCTCAAGTATGACAGGGAAAAACAGACCATTAACTAACTACCTCGGTTCACATAGTTCAGGGGTACAATCAGCTAATGATGGCAAACATAAACTGCCTCGGTTCCCATACTCCCATCGATTTTTTTTTCCCGGAGTTCTCTGAAACGCTAGCCCGTGGTTGGAGCGGCCTGCGGGCCCAACCAAAAAAGAGATTACATTTAAGGAAAGGCAAACCATCTGGTAACCAGATCATGCAATTCAACCGTTCAAATATGACAGGGAAAAACTACTGATGAGTAGCTTGGTTTATATAGTTCATCAGGAATGCAATCGCCCAATGATGCCAACCATAAATTAACTCAGTTTTTTCACACGCtcccatctctctctttttcacgTGTCGATACACTATTATCATTGGAGGAAGGCCCTTACAATTGGAGTCAACCACCATAATTTATTTTATCTCCCGCGGACTTATTTGCCTCCAGCAATGAATTCATCCCTtatattttgctcttcttgttcagAAGATTTGTTCTTCTCTAGAAATACATCGCTAGTTAGATTGCACCAATTCGCCTCTTTGAGGTGCTTCTTGCTTAGGAGTTTCTGTTTCCTCACGCTGCATCACTGCAGTATTGCTTGGTGGCTCCTCCTTCACGCTGCATCATTTTGCTTGGTCCCTATCAAATTGCAATGCTACATAGGTGCTCACTGACTCCTGCTCTACAGCTCTAGCTTCCATGTTATGCTTCACCACTTCAGCGCTACCGAGTGGCTCCTGTTCTACACATCTAGCTGCCTCCTTAGGTTCGGCCATTGCAGGATCTCTAGGTGGCTCCGGTTCTATTATCCTAGCTTCCTCATCAGATTGTAGCATTACAACTTCCTTACTAAATTGAACCATTGCAGCGTCTCTAGATAAGTCAGGTTCTACTCTTCTAGCTTCCTCATGGTGTTGAAGCATTGGAAGCCCCTGCTTTACACTTCTAGCTTCCTTATCAGCTTGCAGCATTGTCATATCTCTAAGAAGCTCCTGTTCCACTATTCTAGCTTCCTCTTCAGGATGCAGCATTATACTGTCTCTGGATGCCTGCATTGGGACATCACAATCATGAACATCCCCAGCCTCCCTAGCTCCATCCTTTTCATCATCAACAATCTGGTCGGTCTTCCTCAAGAATTTCCGCTTGTTCCATTTCTTTTTTCCACCACTTTTCTTGACTTTAAGTGATTTGAGGGTTTCAAGTGGCTTTTTATCTGTCTCCTTAACCTGCCTTTGTCCAGGAACAACAATGTACTTCGTGGCACCATTTGCACAACCTTCTGATTGACCTGCACCAAACATTGCCCATTTATGACCCAATCCAAGCAAGATCCAGAAAGGAGGGATAATGTTTGCATACCGAATGGCCCTGGATTGAATACAAAGAAAATTACCCTGGATTGCAAGAAGAGCTGTTCGGGCAGCTTTTATCTCTGCATCCTTCTTTGTTCTAGCTGCAGCACCTATGTATTGTATGCCACCAATCTCAACAGTGCATACGAAAGGAGCTACGCCTGAAGCTTGCTTAGAGCAAATGTAAGATGGAATGGCGTAATTCATCTTCTGAGCATACTCCTGAAGAAGATTCTTGCACAGGCCAGTCTCTTGCTGCAAAACATGGTAGGATGTATCGAAGCAAAACGTCAGTCAAGAAGAGGTACTGCCCTGCTATGCTAATTTAGTCATCCTAATTTCTAAGAACTATAGGATATCTTCAGATTATCTAGTATGCATGGCTCACAAACTGGGCAGAACAAATTTGCAAACATTTTCATGACTAATCCCCTACTATATTTAGAGGATATCTTAGCATAATCGAGAGCTTCAATAGTTACAATCAGACAGAAGAATGTATTGAATTTGGGGAAATGCCATGAAACCTAAAACAGACCTTCGTGATTGTACTTGGGTCCTGTTAGAAGATCATGGTTGAACTAATTAACATTACTTGAAAAAACTAACAACAGCAACGAACATACAATTTATTAGCAGTCTTCCAACACATTCCCCGAAGGCTTCACCATGGCAAGTTAAGTAGGGATAAACATATGTAATTTAAAGAAGCACGTAAATGTTCTAGGCAACATATAACAGTGAATGAGTTAGTTCGTTTTTGCCCAAGCACAAGAGGACATATAACTTGAAGTTGATGCTTTTGTTTTTGGAGGCTGATTTTGTATAGAACTTAGAATCTTTACTTGTTTAGCACAAATATCTGCGTAAACGAGTAACTTACTACTGCTGGGATGCTTCTGGTTTCGGTTGCTGGAACAGACTTGACTATCTCCAGAAGCGCAACTTCAGCGGCCGACTGTTCTGCAGCCTTTCGGCTGAAGAATCCAGGCAGCGAATCATACTTGGTGTTGTTAACGACCACTGTGGACTTGAATATTGGTTCGTGGGACGGGCCCTCTTTGAGGGTATGATACTCAGGGGTTGGGAGACCAGCTTTCTGCGCGTACTCTTGCAGGCGGCTCTTGAATACGTAGCAATTCTCAACCCCTGTGCGAAATCAAGCATGTAACAACTAAGAAAACGGCAGTATTGCAATGCTgttgaaaaaagaagagaaatttGGAATGAGCTATCCTGGAAGCCTCCGGTAGGATGGCCAAACAAGCTTCTGGTAACAAATAAAAAGACGCTAATGTCGTAAATTACTTTAAAAAATAGCTAGGGTGGGTTCCGGATGGACAGGTAATAACTGTATAAAGTGACGAGGTACTAGCAGAGATCATCCAAGAAATCGAGCAAGAAATTGAGCGAAATCGGCAAGAATCAGATGGGATTGGTTAGAGGGTTGGGGAAGCTTACTGATCCCGGCGGGAGTGACCACGACGATGGGCCAAGGGGAGAAGTTCGTGGTGGCATCGGGCGGCGCCGCGCGTCCGCCGTCTATagccctccgcgccgccgcctggaggaGTAGGGGTGAGGAAGGAGGGTTCTGTGCGGCGGCGTTTCTAGGGGTGGTTGTGCGTGGGTGGCTCTAGCATTTTCATGGATAGGGATTCGTGTGTTCCTCTCAATGGCAATCTGGTCCACCGAACGGTGGTGCCCAGGTGTCAGTCAGTTACAGTGCCTGTTTCTTCAGAGTTGAGAGATTGTGTGCGTAGGCACAAGAGAAGGAAGCagcctttccaaaaaaaaacagagggaCTTTGTTCTAGaggctgcggctggtggctagTGCTGGTTTGTTGTGAGAAAAAATTACTGCTGAATGGCTGGTGGTTGGTGTtgatttgatgtgagagaaaaatattgttgactGGCTGGTGAAAcagcc
This genomic interval from Panicum virgatum strain AP13 chromosome 8K, P.virgatum_v5, whole genome shotgun sequence contains the following:
- the LOC120646450 gene encoding double-stranded RNA-binding protein 8-like, coding for MPGGETPTSFQSTIFFSHIKSTPTTSHSASHPRTTTPRNAAAQNPPSSPLLLQAAARRAIDGGRAAPPDATTNFSPWPIVVVTPAGIRVENCYVFKSRLQEYAQKAGLPTPEYHTLKEGPSHEPIFKSTVVVNNTKYDSLPGFFSRKAAEQSAAEVALLEIVKSVPATETRSIPAVQETGLCKNLLQEYAQKMNYAIPSYICSKQASGVAPFVCTVEIGGIQYIGAAARTKKDAEIKAARTALLAIQGQSEGCANGATKYIVVPGQRQVKETDKKPLETLKSLKVKKSGGKKKWNKRKFLRKTDQIVDDEKDGAREAGDVHDCDVPMQASRDSIMLHPEEEARIVEQELLRDMTMLQADKEARSVKQGLPMLQHHEEARRVEPDLSRDAAMVQFSKEVVMLQSDEEARIIEPEPPRDPAMAEPKEAARCVEQEPLGSAEVVKHNMEARAVEQESVSTYVALQFDRDQAK